A window of Deferribacter autotrophicus genomic DNA:
CCAGTTATCAATTGGTAATTGAGAAGTAACTATTGTTGAATTCACGCCAACTCTATCCTCTATTACTTCTAATAAATCATTAGCTTCATCAGCCTCAAACGCACTGATACCAAAATCATCTAAAATGAGAAGATTAAACCTTGCAAGACGGGAAAGCATTTTTATATAATCACCTTCTAACCTTGCCAGTTTTAATTCTTCCATTAATCTGGGAACCCTGTAATATCTCGCAGTATAACCATCAAGAATTGCTCTGTTTGCCAGTGCTTGAGCTATATAGCTCTTCCCCGTACCAGTAGGCCCAGTAATAATTATGTTCTGTTTTCTTCTCAAATAATCACCTCCTATCAGAGAAGTCATTATACTTTTATTCAATCCCCGTTGAATACCGTAATCGATATCTTCCACCCTTGCCATCTTCTCTTTCAGTTTTGCGGCAGCCAAGTTTCTTTTAATCTTTCGATTCAGCCTTTCCGATAGTTCGGCTTGAAGTAACTGAATTAATCTTTCTTCAAAGGGCATTTCGTTGTAAACTGGGTTTTCTTGTTGTTTGGTAAGTGCAGCACTAAACCCTTTTAAACTTAATTGTGATAAAAGATTATCAAGTTCCATTACTTTTCCTCCTTCTCTTCCTTGTAGTATTGTTTACCCCTTATATTCTCATGCTTATTTAAAGGGGTGATATCTTTTTTCGGTCTTTGCTGATAAGATTTGGTCTTCAAGATAGTTTTTACGCTTTTTACTGTAAACGCTCCTATTGAAATCGCTTTTTGACAGCTTAATTCCAATTCCTTTGCAGAGTATTC
This region includes:
- the istB gene encoding IS21-like element helper ATPase IstB — protein: MELDNLLSQLSLKGFSAALTKQQENPVYNEMPFEERLIQLLQAELSERLNRKIKRNLAAAKLKEKMARVEDIDYGIQRGLNKSIMTSLIGGDYLRRKQNIIITGPTGTGKSYIAQALANRAILDGYTARYYRVPRLMEELKLARLEGDYIKMLSRLARFNLLILDDFGISAFEADEANDLLEVIEDRVGVNSTIVTSQLPIDNWYDCLKNATVADAILDRLVHSSHKIKLSGESVRKLKSEENIV